One genomic region from Thermoleptolyngbya sichuanensis A183 encodes:
- a CDS encoding glycogen/starch/alpha-glucan phosphorylase — translation MQTLPTPPSGSVQIEDDRTGLSIETLKRAFLDNLFYIQGKFPALASKNDYYMALAYTVRDRLLRRWLNTAETYTNTQARTVCYLSAEFLMGPHLGNNLINLGIYDQINQAMTELGLDLNELLQQEEEPGLGNGGLGRLAACYLDSLATLEIPALGYGIRYEFGIFDQEIRDGWQVEITDKWLRYGNPWEIARPDWAVEVKYGGHTESFIDEHGNYRVRWVPFKVVKGLPYDTPILGYKVNTANTLRLWSAEATESFDFGAFNSGDYFGAVHQKSNSENISKVLYPNDEQYQGKVLRLEQQMFFVSCSLQDMIRILQMQNMSLEKFPEKFSVQLNDTHPAIAVAELMRLLMDEHGMQWDNAWNITTRTFGYTNHTLLPEALERWPLKLFSELLPRHIEIIYEINRRFLDDVRIKFPDDPGRLSRLSLIDESGEKYVRMANLACVGSSAINGVAALHSELVKQTVLKDFYDMYPEKFTNVTNGVTPRRFVVLSNPRMTSLITSKIGDNWIKHLDELRRIEQFADDPGFRYEFRQIKQAIKQDLANHIKSETDVEVDPSSLFDIQVKRIHEYKRQHLNALHIIHLYNRIKANPSAEITPRTFLFGGKAAPGYYMAKLIIKFINSIGEVVNRDPDVAGRLKVVFLKDYNVKFAQRVYPAADLSEQISTAGKEASGTGNMKFSMNGALTIGTLDGANVEIREEVGAENFFLFGLTTEEVAAKKAAGYRPIDYYESNNDLRQVIDRIASGFFSHGDTGLFRPLVDNLLHKDEYLLLADYQSYIDCQEQVSQAYRNWDHWTRMSILNTARMGKFSSDRSIRDYCQNIWKVQPVPIELKDYTQS, via the coding sequence ATGCAGACGTTACCCACCCCTCCTTCCGGCTCAGTGCAGATTGAAGACGATCGCACTGGGCTATCGATCGAAACCCTAAAACGGGCGTTTCTGGACAACCTGTTCTATATCCAGGGCAAGTTTCCAGCCCTCGCCAGCAAAAATGACTACTACATGGCGCTGGCCTACACCGTGCGCGATCGCCTCCTGCGCCGCTGGCTCAACACCGCCGAAACCTACACCAACACCCAGGCCCGCACCGTCTGCTACCTCTCCGCCGAATTCCTCATGGGCCCGCACCTGGGTAACAACCTGATTAACCTCGGCATCTACGACCAGATCAATCAAGCCATGACCGAACTGGGGCTAGATCTCAACGAACTACTCCAGCAGGAAGAAGAACCCGGTCTGGGCAACGGCGGTTTGGGTCGTCTCGCCGCCTGCTATCTCGACTCTCTAGCCACGCTAGAAATTCCCGCCCTCGGCTACGGCATTCGCTACGAATTCGGCATCTTCGACCAGGAAATTCGCGACGGCTGGCAGGTCGAAATCACGGACAAATGGCTGCGCTACGGCAACCCTTGGGAAATTGCTCGCCCAGATTGGGCTGTTGAGGTGAAATACGGCGGACACACCGAGTCCTTCATCGATGAGCATGGTAACTACCGCGTCCGCTGGGTTCCCTTCAAAGTCGTGAAAGGGCTTCCCTACGACACGCCGATCCTAGGCTACAAAGTCAACACTGCCAACACCCTCCGCCTGTGGTCTGCTGAAGCAACCGAATCCTTCGACTTTGGTGCCTTCAACTCCGGCGATTATTTCGGCGCAGTCCATCAAAAGAGCAACTCCGAAAACATCTCCAAAGTCCTCTATCCCAACGATGAGCAGTATCAAGGCAAGGTATTGCGGCTGGAGCAGCAGATGTTCTTCGTCTCTTGCTCTCTGCAAGACATGATTCGCATCCTCCAAATGCAAAATATGTCGCTGGAGAAGTTTCCCGAAAAATTCTCGGTGCAGTTGAATGACACCCATCCGGCGATCGCCGTCGCAGAACTCATGCGTCTGCTAATGGACGAACACGGAATGCAATGGGACAACGCCTGGAACATCACCACCCGCACCTTCGGCTACACCAACCACACCCTCCTCCCCGAAGCCCTAGAGCGCTGGCCCCTCAAGCTCTTCTCCGAACTGCTTCCTCGCCATATCGAAATCATCTACGAAATTAACCGCCGCTTCCTCGATGACGTACGCATCAAATTTCCCGACGACCCTGGCCGCCTCAGCCGCCTATCGCTTATCGACGAAAGCGGCGAAAAGTACGTCCGCATGGCAAACCTCGCCTGTGTCGGCAGCAGCGCCATCAACGGGGTCGCCGCACTCCACAGCGAACTGGTCAAACAGACCGTGCTAAAAGACTTCTACGACATGTACCCGGAGAAATTCACCAACGTCACCAACGGGGTCACTCCGCGTCGGTTCGTAGTGCTAAGCAATCCCCGCATGACCAGCCTCATTACCAGCAAAATCGGAGACAACTGGATTAAGCATCTCGACGAACTACGCCGCATTGAGCAGTTCGCAGACGATCCCGGATTCCGCTACGAATTCCGACAAATCAAACAAGCCATCAAACAAGACCTGGCAAACCACATCAAGTCGGAAACAGATGTCGAAGTCGATCCCTCATCTTTGTTCGATATTCAGGTAAAACGGATTCACGAATACAAGCGGCAGCATCTCAACGCACTCCACATCATCCACCTCTACAACCGCATTAAGGCAAATCCCAGCGCTGAAATCACGCCCCGTACCTTCTTATTCGGCGGCAAAGCAGCTCCGGGATACTACATGGCGAAGCTCATTATCAAATTCATCAACTCCATCGGAGAAGTGGTTAATCGCGATCCTGATGTCGCCGGACGGCTTAAGGTCGTTTTCCTCAAAGACTACAATGTAAAATTCGCCCAGCGAGTCTATCCAGCCGCCGACCTCTCAGAGCAGATTTCCACCGCAGGCAAAGAAGCCTCAGGCACAGGCAACATGAAGTTCTCCATGAATGGAGCGCTTACAATTGGCACGCTAGACGGCGCTAACGTCGAAATCCGTGAAGAAGTCGGAGCCGAAAACTTCTTCCTATTTGGTTTAACCACAGAAGAGGTCGCCGCCAAAAAAGCAGCAGGCTACAGACCAATAGACTACTACGAGAGCAATAACGACTTGCGCCAAGTCATCGACCGGATTGCCTCAGGCTTCTTCTCACACGGAGACACAGGTCTTTTCCGTCCGCTTGTAGACAACTTGCTCCACAAGGACGAATACCTACTCCTAGCAGACTATCAGTCCTACATCGATTGCCAAGAGCAAGTTAGTCAAGCCTATCGAAATTGGGATCACTGGACTCGCATGTCCATCCTCAACACAGCCCGCATGGGCAAATTCTCGTCCGATCGCTCGATCCGTGACTACTGCCAAAACATCTGGAAAGTGCAGCCCGTTCCCATCGAGCTAAAAGACTACACTCAAAGCTAA